TAGgtaggagagacaaaaataGATATGATAGGTGAATAGTCATATTTAAAGAGTAATTTATGAAGATCATATGATgacaattttttatttacacCAAAAGCCTCCCTACCCCTTTATATATGGTATAAATAGAGATAAACGTAAATTTGAAAGCACATGAGGTTAACACCAAGTTGGTGTTAACTTCCTACACAGTCTTTATTattgtaaatatatatatgtatatatatatatatattgattatGCAATACATTAATTATGCCAAAGTACTACATAAAGCTGGTCCCCAATTGGGCTGACTCCTTCATTGCACAACTCTGATTAGTTTCCAGATAGGTTTTGACAATCAGCCCAAACAGAGACGGACCCATTGTAATTCTCTACTTTAACTCCCCCTGTACTGTTCCCAACGAGCTGCATTGGGAATGGCCTCATGTAACCAACTCCCAGTTTTCGTAGCCCAATGAACCTGAGCTTTCTTTACCATGGGCTTCTATCCTAGCAAGCCGCTCGACAAAATAAATTTGTTACAGAAAATTAGTTGTTTAAGACTTTCATTTGTGTTCTTTTCTTTGAACTCTTCCACGCGGACCACAGGCCCCACCCACTGTTTTGTTCCTTTCTTTGAGCTTCTAGACGAAAGTACGAATTTATCTCTTTACCTGCTTCATATCTTAGATATTTTTCTTCCATTCCTAAGCAAACTGAGTATGAATTCAATCAAATTGAAATAACTGTGGAGGGTAGCTTGCAATTGACTTTTAGATCTTCAATTGCTTCACGGATCCAACAGTAGAAAATCAAATGTGCAAGTTGGTGTCCTTGACCATAACACGATTTGAAAGAACCACTACAGCTTTACTTGActaataaaggggaaaaaaacacGATTGATTTCTTTATCTTTGTAATCAATAAAGACATATATAATGACGTAATCcacaaaaaaaatgagagaaataaCAAACTATGTAACATGTAACTAGAAAAAAATATGAttgatttctttatttttgtaaTCAGTAGAGCCATATGTAATGATGTAATCTATAGAAAATGAGAGAAATGGCAAATTATGTAACATATAACTAACTCAGTCTAGCTGAATTTGCCATTAAGGAAGGATTTAAAACTCTCATTAAGTATAGGTCAAGAGATCAAATTTTTTGACTTGcgttattttcctaatttcctgATCTGTTGGCGATTCAATCCCTTAAGATTTTTTGTTGATCTCTTTAGCTTTGATCATTTCCTGTACCTAGAATAGAAGGACTTATCTtttcgaaaaaaagaaaaaaacaacaaaCTCCGTAACACGTGACAATTGATGAGAGCCACAATGTCATTACTTTCTGTTCGGATGTCGTTTTTTTTTGCCAGTAAGTAggtatacagacccaactaAATCAAGGAAATGCTATGGCACTAGTAGGGCTGGAGCTGAACCAAgtagctcgactcgagctcacGAGCTACTTGGTCagcagctcgagctcgagctcggttgaccaagctcgagctcgagctcggttgACCAAGCTCGAGCTGCTTGTTAGAgctatcgagtcgagctcgagcttgaaaataTAATACTCGAGAGCTTGACGAGCTCTATCgagttttttataatatatattttaatttttaagtattgtgaaatgtcaataatatcctttatttaaaattatatataaaatattaatttttattacttgagaTTGATTAGGCTTGATTGAGCTCGAATAAGCTCGATTGAGCTTGATTTGaattaattacatttaattAAACTCGAGCTTGAGTTCCATAAATTGATGTCGAGCTCGAATTTTAAAAGGTTGACGAGCTCGAGCTTAATTATTTTgcctcgagtcgagctcgattcGACTTGcactactcgagctcgattcGACTCGACAGCACCCCTAGGCACtacctttaaattttttttgttacagGTGAGATTTGAACCCTCACCTACAGTTCAAGGAGGGAGCTGGTGACCACCGAGCTTAGATTTGTTCGGATGTCAATTTCAGTGAACATATGGCGTTGAACATCTTTCCATCTTGCCATAAAAATATCTGGAAAAGCACAGGAGAAGTCAGCTGTATCTAGTATGGGGACAAGGGGCAGGGCGGCGGTTTTGGTCATTTTCAACAGCGTGTAACTTTGGTTGTACACGATGTAATTTTATTTGCACAATGTGTAACTTTAGTATAAAATTTTGCAGGCCCCACACACGTTGTGAAAATCGATGTATAACTAGTGATCTGGACCGTacattttttttggccaaaatctggCCGTGAACAGTTCAGGAGCGGTCTGATGACCGCTCCTGCCCCTCAGATTGATATTTCACAGCCTTTACGTTAGAGACTATATATAGGAAAATCCTACAGTAAGGCACGCACAATCAACGATAGCGatagaaataaattaaaagataGTTCAGTTcctaaattttagaaattattATTTTCGTGTAAAATGGATCTTTTATcccattttttgttttatttttattatattattattttttcttcataaatattatattttaatttttttgttattttaagaTCGAATAATTATTAactgaataaaaaataaataaaatagccTTAAAAAACATAATAGCATATTAAAAAATACtgtagaaaattcataaaaaatcttagttttatgcattttaatttttttattttttgagttcattaaattttgtgtattacacAGTTAATAAttattgaattttaaaaaaaataaaaaatatatgatatttatgaaagaaaaataatacggagtaatataataaaaagtcaaaCGGACAGTTAGAGAGAAGATCGTTGTAATATTCGCGTCTATGTGCTTGGAAATGTGATAAGTTTCAGTCAGCATCTTGTAGGTAGGTGAACTCTGTACGTAATACAATTTTTTATTCACAACCGTCAAATTATTAAGCTTTACACATAGTTATCCAATACTACTACTAGACATAAATAGCTGCTGTGAGGCCCATTCTTAGATCAGAAAAAAAGAAGCACTAGAATACCATTAAGCAAACTAAGAAAGATGATGAGCATTCATTGGCTATGGACAGCTCTAGCCTTGGCTGCAGTCTGGTTTTTTCTTCAAGACTTGTTCTtgatgaagaagagaaagagatTTCCTCCAGGTCCAAAAGGGCTTCCTATTATAGGAAATCTGCATCTGTTAGGCAAGAATCCTCATCAAGATTTGGCAAAACTAGCCAAAAAGCATGGCCCTTTAATGTACATGCGATTCGGTTATGTCCCAGCAATCATTGTCTCATCCCCTGAAGCAGCTGAAAAGTTTCTCAAGACTTACGATCAAGTTTTTGCTAGTAGGCCTTATCATGAATCTTCTTGGCACGTTAGTTATGAGCAAAGGAACTTGTCTTTTGCCCAATATGGACCGTATTGGCGAAACATGCGTAAGCTTTGCATTCTGCAGCTGCTCAGTAGCCACAAAATCAATTCATTTCTGCCAATGAGAAGAGAAGAGGTTGGAACATTGGTTAAATCACTCAAACAGGCTGCCTCAGATGGGGCTGCTGTTGACCTTAGTGCAGCAATTTCTTCCTTGGGTGCAAATATGAGTTGCTTGATGATATTTGGGAAGAAATATATGGACAAGGATTTTGATGATAGGGGGTTTAGAGATGTCATTCAAGAAGCACTTCGTCTTGGGGCCACGCCTAACCTCGGTGACTACTTTCCTCTGCTTGGTGTGCTTGACCTTCAGGGACTTACTCGCCGGTTTAAGGATCTTGCCAAggtgtttgataaattttttgagaaaatcattGATGAGCATCTACAGTCTCAGGAGCACAAGCAAACCAAGGATGTTGTAGACATCATGATGGGAATTATGCAATCTGGAGAAGCTGAGTTTGAGTTCGACCGTCGTCATGTCAAAGCCGTCTTGTTGGTATGTTTTAGACCTTTTCTGGTTTGCTGGTTTATTGTTCATATACGTAGCCCATAGCACCAGATTTTTGTATTGCTTGTTGAATTTATTATTAGCTTTTTTCTACAAAGTTCTCGGTTAGTCATAACTTCTGGACTAAACAAATTCAAATAACTAAATCTGTCGTTAGTTGACAAAATTTTGCACCTTAACACATGATCTGGAATTCTGTGTTCTTACTTTCTTCAAAATAATACCAGCGTTCTTTTCTGAGGCTCTCATTTGTTTATCTGTTGAGAAAGGGGTTGTTTCATAGCCAAATCAAATAATTGCAATCCTTGCAACAAATGAAGACAAATTTGATACCTATTTTGATCTTGACATTATGCCTAACTCCGCCAATTCCTTACCTCAACTGCACAGGATTTGCTTGTAGCCTCAATGGACACCTCAGTCACGGCTGTTGAATGGGCGATCTCAGAACTCCTCAGGCGTCCTGAGGCAATGAGGAAACTCCAGAAAGAATTGGAAGACAAAGTTGGATTGGAGAGGACTGTAGAGGAATCAGACGTTGAAGGCCTTGAATATTTGGACATGGTTATCAAAGAAACCATGAGGCTTCATCCTGTGGCCCCACTATTGCTTCCCCATGAGTCAATGGAAGATTGCGCAGTTGATGACTTCCACATTCAGAAAAAATCAAGGATCATCATAAACGTATACGCAATTGGACACGATCCAAATGTCTGGCCTGATCCTGAGACCTTCATCCCTGAAAGATTCAAAGATAGCAATATAGACCTTCGGGGGCAAGATTTTCAACTCATACCATTTGGCTCAGGCAGAAGAGGCTGCCCTGGTTTGCAGTTGGGGATCCTCCTTGTTCGTTTTGTGCTGGCACAGTTGGTGCATTGCTTCAATTGGGAACCTGCAGATAATATTAAGCCAACTGATTTGGATATGTCGGAGACTTTTGGCTTAGTACTCGCAAGAGCAAAGCATTTAAAGGTTGTACCTACTTACCGATTACAAGAATGAGTAGAGAGTGTGGGCTCCAACTTTTATCTATATGTCTGTCTAGCTATACTCTCTTTAGAAGTATCACAAATTTTATTTGATTGAAAGAAAATTAAGCAAAATTTGGTTATAGTTTTGTTGATGCTCAAATTTCCCTGTAAACAATAATTGCATACATTGCATTGGATTTGAATAGTAATGATATAATCAAGGATAAATTACATATAATCCCCTATGGTTGCATAACGGTAGATGACTCCTCTAAGATTTCAAAATAACCACTTAATTCTTCTGTGGTTTTAtgtaaaatgaaaaaggaatgAAATGCATAATTAATTACCACAATCAGATCACACGTGCACTAAGAGTGTGTGTGATCAAATTTTAATATCCATTTAAGTCCCCTATGATTTGTATAAATATCCACTTTATCCTTCTGTGTTTTTGGCATTTATCTACATAATCCCTTTATGATTTTGTATAAAATGGTTAAGTCATCATTTGATCGAGCATTTAAGTAAGGGCACTACTAATATTTCAATTAATGTGTTATAAAGGctattttcttctaaatttcTAGTTTACATGAAACCATATAGGGGTAAAGtagatattttgaaatattatgaGGTTATGTGGCAATAAATAAAACCACATGGGGACTAATGGTAATTTGCCCTATCAATCATTTTAACCATTAGAAAAATGAAGGCTGCAATATACTTCTAATTGAACTAGCACTATGGAACATTTATAACCCATcattaatagaaaaaaaatagaatggaaaaaaattcactaaataaaaatcataaaatgacATAAAGGACAACAAGAAGTTAATcacaaagttgaaaatttcaaattaaatgacataaaaaaaagaaaaaatttaggCCACTCAAATCCCTTGGAAAGACAAAAACATTTGATGCAGATACCAAAACAAtagtataaaaagaaaaggcGCCCTCAATAGTGAATATAAGCTAAATTTTCCATTCGATTGTCACTTCTACCTTAAACACTGTATTGATATATAAGTGCAGTACTATCAATATTTGATGTTTTAGGGTTAAAGTGCCAAAATATCTAAACAGTTCAGTaaagaaaagttttgaaaaGGTTAATCTATAATTATactttcaaataatattttgaaaaataattggTTAAAGAAAAGAGAAACATAGGAATTTATATTATGATGTTAACAATCGGAATTCAACAATTTTAATATCTAAAAGAATATTATATTTTTGAATAATATAATCAcgtgtaagtttttttttttttttgataataatAATCACGTGTAAGGTACGTGAGCTATCATTAGTTTCTGAAAATGTTAACAAAGACGTATTAGCAAGGCATACTTAATTCAAGACTTTGCATGCACTTTTGTGTCATATTTAACGTTTTGCTGGTTGCTTCTTTTCAATTCATAGATGACACAAACATTTGCCTATTAGTCAATTTTGTTACTTTTTTCCATCTCGTTCTAAAGAAGCTGCTTCCAATAACACAataaaaatattacaatatactAGTTAATAAACATTTTCCCTTGAACTTGCAAGCCAAGATATGAATTGAGTTTTCTACCTTCTCATCTAAATTTGACTTAATGGTACATCTTAGATGgttaattttatttcattcaaGTGCGAGCTGAGTGTCGCGGCCCAAatttaaataaaaggaaaagtgtaagaaaaatgagttttttttttgtttgagaaaataaagataTGGACCTTAAAAAATGTGACGGTTTGGGCTCAAAACTTAGTCtaaaaggatttttaagaaaatagaaATTGTCACTTGGTATCGAATTTaaatgtaccaagtcacccaaaaatgtttttaacaaaattaaaacaaaataaaaataaaacacttTTCACAATTCCAAATCTTTGAAAACAATAGAAAATAAGTTCGAGAATCACGGTTGAAGCAAAGAAAGGCAAATGTTCGATTGATTCAAAGTTAAGGCActctttcaacctagtctaaactAGTTGCaagatttagtcaaaattttcctaatttaaCCCTTAAATTTATCATGTTTGGTTGCTTCCTATATAAATGCAAACCTAAACTTAAAAGAGGATATCGAAAGGGATAAAATGTCCATTCAAGATCTAATTGGTATCAAACGTATTAATTGCATAGTCCAAATTAATCTCTTGAAAAGATCACGAATATGTaaagatgaaatttgaaaaaagaaaattaaattatatacaaaaGTATAAGTGACCAAAGAAAATGGAATGCAACATGATGGGTACGGAGAACTAAAATTTGTGACTCGATCTTTCTTCTTATAGAGAGGAATAGGAGCATGTTAAGGCTAAAAAAAATCATACTCGTCTATTTCCCTTATTCGAAGGGTGATTCTTCTAACTTatgcaagcaaatgaactaacctatTCCCTAATTACTTAAAtaaaatgcaagtctaaataACACGCATGTAGGGATAAGGGATTAATATAGAGGATATATCATGCAAATCGTAATaacctaaaaatgaaaacattcataaaatataataaatgtCATATAAAGTATGAATCTATCATGTAAACGGTCTAAAGGGTTTAATATTGGACTAACCCAATTCTATAAGTTAtcactagcattggaccagAGAGAAATCGGGAGAAAAGTCACAACTAGTATTGGATTAGTGTGGTAATGTCATGTAttcattataaataaataaataaagcatataaagtataaataaaacaaataaataaataaaacatatagagcacataacacataaaatataatatctaaaaacaaaaaccctaagaaagcgaaAGAACGTATAAGCACACAAGTATGCAAGCAAATAAAAACCTAACAATTACATTTGAGagtcctaactacaatctaaaaggggagtTTTGACAATAAtaaatctatctattacatttatctaactaattacattttttgcaaacaataaaaattagCTGTTACATTGCCTATCTAATTGCATTTCTTGACAAGAGGATAcgatctatctattacaatttggcatttaaatgcctttcaaataaacattgaaattaaataataaataaaatctaagaacggatgaaatgagtaaataaaaatACATAAAACATACAATCACACATAAAAAACACATAGCAGCACGTAAAAAGAGTTTAAAGAATAATAGAGGGTACCTCCTTTGAAATAATGGTTAAATGAGATAGAGTTTGCCATATTttactccaaaatcaacaaaatcactttaaaagaaaatgtaaacatATAGCAAATTCaccttattatttttaaaaaaatatgaataaatataaaaatcccTAACATTTACAAATTAGATGCATTTAAATGAAGCATgattaacaattaaaaaaagataaacaattgtaattaagaaaacaaaaaccattagggactaaatttcAAAGTTAGAAGGTTTTCAagatcaaaaaatattttaaaaaaattaggggtcaaaatcaagtaaaaataaagtttagagaCCAACAtgtaattaaattaaggacttaagtgaaataaattcaaaatttagggttacaataaaattatttgaaagaTCAGGGGCCAAATTGCAAAATTCATTTCTGATTTGCTAAAATTGCATACAAAAACCTTGTTGGGCCATTTTAGGGTAACTGTACTGCACCACCTTGGCCCGAGAAAATTAAACCAAATTGTATCATTAAGGAAAGGGTTAATCTAACTTTATCCCCTTTAAGAATAGGTCATTTCTCACTTTACCCCACAACGTTTGTTTTTCCTCAGTTTACCCCCTTCGTCAGCAATTGCACGTTAAAAACTTCAAGATGCCGAAATTGGGTAGTGAATAGGGCTCCGTAGTTATTGCAAATTGATTTTGAGTTGGATGTATGCATTTTTCATCGGCAGTTCAAGGTAGTGCATGGTTTTCTAATTGATAATATTTTTGTTGAATTGTCACTTTCACAGTCTCTTAAGTATTTCCTTCCTCCAGCACTACCTTTCAATTTCATCAGTTGAACACTTAAAAAGTTGCTTAGCACTTTTTCCTCCTTAAAAgagagattttttttcttccgaAGATTCAGACTATCACTTTTTGAATAAACATAAAAAGTTTGATTTCAAAGAATAGCAGAGTGAATCAGCTATCTAACATACTGTAAACTTTAACTAATTCTCAGGCTAACATGACAGTTCAAAGGCTTCAGAAATACTTTGGATTATTCTAACAGACCCACGAGTACTAATCCAACAGAGCAAAGCAGAATATGAGCAAAAAAGTTACAGAGGAGGAAATTATCCATTAGGAAATCACAGATGTTTCAAACTAACCTAAGCATCAGCCAGTAAACGTGCAAGAAGCTTTCTCACAaacataaaattcaaaaaattatatgcttcttctttttcttcctctgcTTCTTCTGCCAAGAAGCGCAAATTCAAATTCCACTCCAACAGTAAGGCCTACGTCCAGTACCACACCCTCGTCGCCAAGGAGGGCTCCAATGTCTCTCTCAGCGAGTACATCAATGCCGAATTCCTCCGCCCTGTGCCTCCTCCTAACCCTCTTTCTTCTGAACCCTATTTCGACCTAGGCGACATCGTTGATGCCTACTATAGGGACGGCTGGTGGACTAGTGTTGTCACCGCTCTTCTTCTTCAGCACCACGACGCCGACCGCCACTACCACCACAAGCAGCCCCAGTCTCCCTCTCTTCTGAGGTTCGTCGTCACCTTTTACAATCCATTCGACGAACTTCACTTTCCTCCTTCTCAATTGAGATTTCACCACCGATGGGTCAATTGCACCTAGGTCCGACTCGCCAAGCAGGTGCCGTTTCTATTTGTGGTGTCGTTTCATGTTCTTTAATGGAGGTTTTGAAGGTTTTGCTAGGAATACAGAAGAAGAAAGAGGCTAATAGAGGGGAGAGAAACTTGACCGACAATGACAAAAAGGAAGGAAACCTTTTGTCTTCTCGTTTCCCTTTTCTTATCCCATGTGCCGAATGGAGGGAAATTTCCTCCTCCATTGTTCcagggtaattttggaaatttgtttttatCCGTTCCATAAACCTTTGACATATGGGTATTTTGGGTTgttcattattttcttaaagATATTATTGTCTTTTCATTATTCTGTTAATCTCCGTTAGAGTTGACTGTTAGTATTTGGGATAAACTGAAGAAAAACAAACGTTGTGGGGTAAAGTGAGAAATGGCCCATACttaaaggggataaagtgtGATTAACCCTTAAGGAAAATATCCCTACCCAACTTATTCTACCAAACTTAAACTTAACAAAAGTATTGGGATTGAATTTTGTAGCCCAACCATAAACTTaagcaaaaaaataaacattagCCATTTCTTAGCCCACAAACATAAATAACCTCAACTCAACTAGTTttgcaagattaaatcacaacaaacaaaacaaagaaaaatgagaaaaacaaaagcagaaagaGGATGAAGATTTCGACAGGTCAGTCCGTCGGGATCTAAAAAAATTTCGGCCATAAATCTCGTTGGAAGTTATTTTTAAGGGGATTTAAGGTCGGATTTTGATATAAACATGCTCTTCACAGTCTCATGAGTTCATTTAAATATCAAGCAAACCCATGAAACACCGCAAATCATAAGAAGAATGAGATCTAAGACTTAAACCTATGGAAACACATGTAATGGTTTAAAATCACATGCAAAACATTAAATCAACCAAGGAAGGATGCCATAGTTACCTAGGGATGATGTTGAACTCAAGTAGACATGGGAAATCGCAAGAAAACACACCCACCTTCTTGAATCGAAGCAAACTCGACCCAACTACAGAAATTCAAGTGCTGATGAACTGTCAACTTCGTGCTTGAATTCGAGGGGTCTAGAGGCATTTTTtcaggaaattttcaaaatgaaagTTGCTCCCCTACAATCGTAGATAGTGCATTAACAAAGATCTCGCTCAATAGACTTCGGATGAAGTCCAAAAACGAGACGAACAGGGCTGGTTCGTCAGCCCTGTTTTGatgtttttcttccttttttttaagaaaaaaatctcttgtttttctcctttttctctcCCTTATGCTTAGCCAACTTTCCTAACCATCTCCCTCTCTCTAAAAGCTGCATTATTTTCTATTCATAAGGGACAAAACCCTAAAATCTAAGATGAATGGTtgggatagaaaagaaaatggattTATGTGGCTGTTTTTGatccatttgattgttttgccAGCCGTTTCTTGGTAGGTTTTTGGATGGTTGCATCAAAAAAATTCCAGCTATTTTTTTGGGTACTGTGGTTTCGTTGTTGCAAACTTAGATGAAGAAACCTTTGTGCGCGCGTCGgattaagaattttttttttttaaacgaaGCTGGGCCAAATGGGCCTCCTCTTATTTAATATCTTCAGGCTTTTTGGTGGGTTTGGTTTGGGTTTTTGAGTGGATATTGTTCGAATTTTTTTGTATGGattttagttgaatttttttttcttttggattgggctaaaaatgaagaatattttaaaattccatttcttcttccttttcctacaaaataacataaataaaaatgattacttaatcaataatataaaaataaagatacaataaaaattagcaaatttttttgaaaaaaatttggtgtctacactgaGAATTTAGATCAAAtggcaaaaaaaagaaagaagtcaAATGGCAAGTGAAGTGGTACGAATTCCTCTCTCTTGCTAATTGAATATTAGATCTCGACTGAAATGACATCTCTAAAGCGTATGTCACACATTTATTTGATCTTGTACATTGTTAGGCCTTGAATATATCTGTCTATCTACCTGTATCTATCAATCTATTTATATCTATATGTCTATTTATAGCCATCTGTACTCCCTATAAATGTATCATGAGTATGGAAGTGCAAGTAATATAAGTAGAAATTTTTGTAGTTTGTACTACCTAAACTATTATTCATAAAAATAGTTGTAACGCATTTCAATAATGATGAAGGAATGAATATCAATCACGTTAATTAACTGCCACAAAAGTTGTTTGTAACTGAAATAATACAATGaaacaattgaaattcatcattaagagcatgccaaaaaaaaaaaacccctcaAACTGAAAGTAAAAAACTCCCTAAAACT
The genomic region above belongs to Coffea arabica cultivar ET-39 chromosome 7c, Coffea Arabica ET-39 HiFi, whole genome shotgun sequence and contains:
- the LOC113697890 gene encoding cytochrome P450 71AU50-like, which codes for MMSIHWLWTALALAAVWFFLQDLFLMKKRKRFPPGPKGLPIIGNLHLLGKNPHQDLAKLAKKHGPLMYMRFGYVPAIIVSSPEAAEKFLKTYDQVFASRPYHESSWHVSYEQRNLSFAQYGPYWRNMRKLCILQLLSSHKINSFLPMRREEVGTLVKSLKQAASDGAAVDLSAAISSLGANMSCLMIFGKKYMDKDFDDRGFRDVIQEALRLGATPNLGDYFPLLGVLDLQGLTRRFKDLAKVFDKFFEKIIDEHLQSQEHKQTKDVVDIMMGIMQSGEAEFEFDRRHVKAVLLDLLVASMDTSVTAVEWAISELLRRPEAMRKLQKELEDKVGLERTVEESDVEGLEYLDMVIKETMRLHPVAPLLLPHESMEDCAVDDFHIQKKSRIIINVYAIGHDPNVWPDPETFIPERFKDSNIDLRGQDFQLIPFGSGRRGCPGLQLGILLVRFVLAQLVHCFNWEPADNIKPTDLDMSETFGLVLARAKHLKVVPTYRLQE